GGCCACCTGCACGAGGGGAGAGCCGGTGACGTTCCCCAGCACGTAGGCGATGCCGCAGAGGACCGCCAACGGAGCGAGGTACGCCAGCTCGACCTCCGGTCGACCCGCCCCCATGGTCAGGAAGCTGGCCGGTATGGTCATGGCGTTCACGGCGTGCGCCACGACCGCCAGGATCGCGAGGGGCGCGATGAAGCTGAGCGGTTCCGGCGTCCGCGCGCTGGCGACGACGAGCGTGATCACCAGGACCGGGAGCGTCGCCAGGGCGCTGAGCGCGGCGAAGAGCCGGCTGTAGCGCTGGTAGAGCGAGTGCAGACGGGTGCGTTCGACGTCGCCGCTCGCCTCGGTGATCAGTCCGGAACCGAACGCCAGGAGCGCGATCTTCGGCATGGTGGCGAAGCGGATGGCGAGGTCGTATGCCGTGAGCGCGGCTGCGCCGGCGAAGAGCCCCAACGACCATCTGTCCAGCTGCGTGACCGTCACACCGAGGATGACCGCGACGCCGCGTGCCGAGGCGAAGCGCCGGACCAGGGGCCACACGGAGGCGCTCGTGTCGGCCCGGAGGTCCGGTCTGGCCAGCAGCACACCCACGACGCTCTGGAGGATGCCCGCGGTCACGATCCCGTACCCCAGCGCGAGGAAGTCGACGCCGGCGAACAAGGCGCCGATGGTCACGACAGCCTGCACGAGAGCACCGCCCAACAGGACGGTCCCCCTGCGTCCGAACTGCCTTCGCCCCAGCGCGACAGCGGCGCTGATCAGGCCGAAGCTCCGCAGCGCGGTTCCGATCCCGACCAGGACGATGAGGACGATGGCGCGAGGGTCTTGAGCATCGACCAGCCCGGCATGGCGAGCGTAGGTCGGCCAGACAGCAGCCGTGATGGCGGTGAGGGCCAGGGGAGGGGCGGTCGTGAGGGCGTAGAGGGTGCCGAGAGCGCCACCGCTCAGCCGCTGTTCGGCGGCGAGCTTCGTGGCGAGGCTCGTCGTGCCGAAGTCGATGAGCAGGAAGATCGTCGTGAGCGTGGCGGCGAGAGCCCAGACGGCGTAGGAGTCGGTGCTCAGGAACAGGATGCCCGCGGCGGGGAGGAGCGCGGTGATGACGCTGCTCAGCAGCGCCGGCAACCCGCCCTTGAAGAGGTTGACGAGGGTCGTGTGACGATCTGACCGCACTAGGAGTTGCGCGCCATGTCTCGCAGGGAGGCCACGAGCCGGGCGCGGGCGTCCCGGAGATGCACCTTCGCGTCCTCGACCGCCGCCCAGTAGTCGGAGGGGTCCTCCGCCAACGCTCTCGCCTGCTCTGCGACGGCATCGACGTCGAAGTGCCGGGCGGAGTGCACGTACGCGCCCAGCCCGAGGTCCTCGAAGGCTCCCCATCCCTTTCGTTCGTAGCTGAGGTGGATGGTCGGGGTCCCCCTGTGGAGGGACTGCAGGCTCCCATGGAGGCGCACGGAGACGACGACGCTCGGGCGATCGGTACCCGACAGCGCGTCCGCGACCGCGGCGTGGCCCGTGCCGAGGCCGAGCCGCTGGTAGTAGGCGGGGTCGTCGTTCCCACGCCCGCTCGACTGCACGAGAGGTCTCGCATCGAGAGCATC
The nucleotide sequence above comes from Clavibacter sp. B3I6. Encoded proteins:
- a CDS encoding lipopolysaccharide biosynthesis protein — translated: MRSDRHTTLVNLFKGGLPALLSSVITALLPAAGILFLSTDSYAVWALAATLTTIFLLIDFGTTSLATKLAAEQRLSGGALGTLYALTTAPPLALTAITAAVWPTYARHAGLVDAQDPRAIVLIVLVGIGTALRSFGLISAAVALGRRQFGRRGTVLLGGALVQAVVTIGALFAGVDFLALGYGIVTAGILQSVVGVLLARPDLRADTSASVWPLVRRFASARGVAVILGVTVTQLDRWSLGLFAGAAALTAYDLAIRFATMPKIALLAFGSGLITEASGDVERTRLHSLYQRYSRLFAALSALATLPVLVITLVVASARTPEPLSFIAPLAILAVVAHAVNAMTIPASFLTMGAGRPEVELAYLAPLAVLCGIAYVLGNVTGSPLVQVATWASAMVITSISFIFWAPRFMKWTKNAG